Part of the Natrialbaceae archaeon AArc-T1-2 genome, TCGTTGAACCGGGGGTTGTCGTGGGTCAGCAGGTACATCCCGCTGATGTGGTCCTGGATGGCACCGATGATGTTCTCGCCGAACCGTGGGCTCAATATCTGCTCTTGCACGCGCATGAGCACGCGCGCTTCGGCACGTGCCTCCTCGTTTTGCAGCGCGTGCATGTTCATCTCGTCGCCGTCGAAGTCGGCGTTGTACGGCGGACAGACGACGGTGTTGAGCCGGAACGTCTTGTACGGCATCACGACGACCTCGTGAGCCATGATACTCATCCGGTGCAGCGACGGCTGGCGGTTGAAGATGACGATGTCGCCGTCGATGAGGTGTCGGTTGACTTCCCAGCCGGGTTCGACCTTCTCGGCGAGCTCCTCGCAGTTCTTCTCGGTCACCTTGAGTCGGCGACCGTCGTGTCTCCGGACGTAGTTTGCACCCGGATGGACCTCGGGCCCGTTCGAGACGTAGCGACGTGCCTCCGCGACGTTGCGCTCGGTGACGTTCATCGTCTGGGTCATCTCTGTCGCTACGCGGTCGGGGACACCGACCTCGTTCAGGCTAAGCGTCGGGTCCGGCGAGATGACGGTTCGGGCCGAGAAGTTCACACGCTTGCCCGACAGCGAGCCACGGAACCGCCCTTCCTTGCCCTTCAGGCGCTGGGAGAGGGTCTTCAGCGGCCGTCCCGAGCGGTGACGGGCCGGCGGCGTGCCGCTGATCTCGTTGTCCATGAACGTCGTCACGTGATACTGCAACAGCTCCCAGAGGTCCTCGATGATCAGCTGGGGGGCACCGGCCTCGCGGTTCTCCATGAACCGCTGGTTGATACGGATGATGTCGACGAGCTTGTGGGTCAGATCGTCTTCGCTGCGCTGGCCGTTGTCCAGCGTGATCGACGGCCGCGCAGTGACGGGCGGGACCGGAAGCACGGTGAGGATCATCCACTCGGGTCGGGAGCGTTCGGGATTGATTCCGAGCACCTCGATGTCCTCGTCGGGGATCGCTTCGAACCAGTCCCGGATGTCACTGGGCATCAGCTTGTTCGTGTCCTCCTCGGTGAGATCGACGTCTAAGGCCTTCTCGATCGCCTTGCGCTGGCTCTCGCGGGGCCGGAACGAGCCCGAGAGGATCTCGTTGATCCGGCCGAGTTCGATCTCTGTCTCCGCGGCGAGCTCGTCCGGCGACATCCGCTCGCGGTCCTCGCCGCCTTGCATCGCCGCGGCGATGCGCTGGGAGTACTCGCTTGTCAGGACCTGCTGGACTTCGTAGTACGTTGTCGGTTTCTCGTGGTCGATGTCGTACTGGATCTCGCCACAGTGGGGACAGCGATCCTTCTTGCGGGCCTGTCGGATCGCCGCCTTCGTCACGTCGTTTAAGTCGCGACCGAGTTCGCGGGACTCCTGGAGTTGGTCCCGGAACTCCGCTTTTTCGTCCTCGGTGAGCAGTAGTCGGGAACACTCCCGGCAGGTCCCCCGAAGCAGTCGTCGGATGAGCTTCGTGAAGCCGACGTGGATCACCGGTGCGGCGAGTTCGATGTGCCCGAAGTGGCCCGGACACGAACCCGAGTGCTGCCCGCAGGTCTTACACTCGAGGCCGGGGTCGATGACGCCCAGCCGTGGATCCATCAGTCCCATGTCGATAGGGAACCCGTCGTCGTCGTAGGTGTCCGCGGTGATGATCTTCGTCTCGCTCATCTCCCGGTACTCCTCGGGCTCCATCAGCCCGAAGGTGATCGTATCGATGTCTTTGGGTGTCGTATCTCGCATGGTTTAGACGGCGTCTTCGAGTTCCAGTCGCGGTGCGATTCCGAGCGCTTTCATCTCGTCGAGC contains:
- a CDS encoding DNA-directed RNA polymerase subunit A', producing MRDTTPKDIDTITFGLMEPEEYREMSETKIITADTYDDDGFPIDMGLMDPRLGVIDPGLECKTCGQHSGSCPGHFGHIELAAPVIHVGFTKLIRRLLRGTCRECSRLLLTEDEKAEFRDQLQESRELGRDLNDVTKAAIRQARKKDRCPHCGEIQYDIDHEKPTTYYEVQQVLTSEYSQRIAAAMQGGEDRERMSPDELAAETEIELGRINEILSGSFRPRESQRKAIEKALDVDLTEEDTNKLMPSDIRDWFEAIPDEDIEVLGINPERSRPEWMILTVLPVPPVTARPSITLDNGQRSEDDLTHKLVDIIRINQRFMENREAGAPQLIIEDLWELLQYHVTTFMDNEISGTPPARHRSGRPLKTLSQRLKGKEGRFRGSLSGKRVNFSARTVISPDPTLSLNEVGVPDRVATEMTQTMNVTERNVAEARRYVSNGPEVHPGANYVRRHDGRRLKVTEKNCEELAEKVEPGWEVNRHLIDGDIVIFNRQPSLHRMSIMAHEVVVMPYKTFRLNTVVCPPYNADFDGDEMNMHALQNEEARAEARVLMRVQEQILSPRFGENIIGAIQDHISGMYLLTHDNPRFNETQALDLLRATRIDELPEPSGIDDEGEPFWTGLDVFSELLPDDLSLEFTGTVGDDVVIEEGQLVSGTIAEDEVGEFGGEIVDTITKVYSTTRARIFINEVSTLAMRAIMHFGFSIGIDDETIPEEAQARIDETIDDAYDRVEELIAAYERGELESLPGRTIDETLEMKIMQTLSRARDNAGNIAEEHFEDDNPAVVMAESGARGSMLNLTQMAGCVGQQAVRGERINRGYEDRTLSHYQPNDLSAEAHGFVENSYTGGLTPREFFFHAMGGREGLVDTAVRTSKSGYLQRRLINALSELETQYDGTVRDTSDTIVQFEFGEDGTSPVKVSSSEDGDIDVEQIADRILESEFDTKEEKAQFLGSEPEPTNLSEHADSRLIGDVTEVSSDD